A stretch of DNA from Chitinophagaceae bacterium:
TTGACAACATATGCATTGTATAATTTTGGTAAAAATTTAACCATATTTTTGAATGCATCTCCGCTAAGGCCTAAATTGAATGCAATTCTTCTCGCCTGAAAAGGTAATAATCCATCTTTGGGATCAATCCATTCTTTAAAAATTCTGTCCGGTGTTTTTTCAGCAACTTCTTCAATGTCCATGCCACCATCCGGGGAGTACATAATTACATTGCATTTCTTTTCCCTGTCCATCAATACCCCTATGTAAAACTCATTGGTTTCAGATTCTCCGGGATAATAAACATCCTGAGCTACTAAAATTTTATTAACTTTCTTTCCTTCTTCACTGGTTTGCGGTGTAATTAACTGCATACCGAGTATATTGGAGGCATGTTCTTTTAGCTGATCCATATTTTTGGCAATTTTCACACCACCCCCTTTACCGCGACCACCGGCATGTATTTGTGCTTTTACAACAAACCACTCTGTGCCGGTTTCTTTGTTTAATTGATTAGCTGCGGAAACGGCCTCTTCTACTGTATCAACAGCCAGACCTTCCTGAATAGGTACCCCTTGTTTTTTCAACAATGATTTTCCCTGATATTCATGTAAATTCATTCGTTAAGATTTAATACGTTTGTTTAAAGTATGCTTTATCTGAAAAAGATTTACAAACCTAACTGAAATTTAGAAATTGAACAAGTTGTCGATTTGAAAAAATAAAATTGTAGGCGTATTTTACGTTTAAAGCAAGAATAATCATATTT
This window harbors:
- a CDS encoding ADP-forming succinate--CoA ligase subunit beta; translated protein: MNLHEYQGKSLLKKQGVPIQEGLAVDTVEEAVSAANQLNKETGTEWFVVKAQIHAGGRGKGGGVKIAKNMDQLKEHASNILGMQLITPQTSEEGKKVNKILVAQDVYYPGESETNEFYIGVLMDREKKCNVIMYSPDGGMDIEEVAEKTPDRIFKEWIDPKDGLLPFQARRIAFNLGLSGDAFKNMVKFLPKLYNAYVVNDASMIEINPALKTSDNKIIAVDCKFTVDANGLFRHPNIQEMRDLSEEDPTEVEASKHRLNFIKLDGNVGCMVNGAGLAMATMDIIKLAGGSPANFLDVGGTANAQTVEAGFRIILKDPNVKAILVNIFGGIVRCDRVAQGVVDAYKNIGNIDIPIIVRLQGTNAVEAKKLIEDSGLKVHSVILLKEAAEKVTEVLSA